The Hordeum vulgare subsp. vulgare unplaced genomic scaffold, MorexV3_pseudomolecules_assembly, whole genome shotgun sequence genome window below encodes:
- the LOC123422796 gene encoding ATP synthase subunit a, chloroplastic, with protein sequence MCFLGILNIKLIVQVAELRKRWLNQKNSFFEVQFLSEDNMNIIPCSIKTLKGLYDISGVEVGQHFYWQIGGFQIHAQVLITSWVVITILLGSVVIAVRNPQTIPTDGQNFFEYVLEFIRDLSKTQIGEEYGPWVPFIGTMFLFIFVSNWSGALLPWKIIELPHGELAAPTNDINTTVALALLTSAAYFYAGLSKKGLSYFEKYIKPTPILLPINILEDFTKPLSLSFRLFGNILADELVVVVLVSLVPLVIPIPVMFLGLFTSGIQALIFATLAAAYIGESMEGHH encoded by the coding sequence ATGTGCTTTCTTGGTATCCTAAATATCAAATTAATAGTTCAAGTTGCTGAGTTGAGAAAGAGATGGTTGAATCAAAAGAATTCCTTTTTTGAAGTTCAATTTTTATCAGAGGACAATATGAAtattataccttgttccattaaaacaCTCAAGGGGTTATACGATATATCGGGTGTAGAAGTAGGCCAACACTTCTATTGGCAAATAGGAGGTTTTCAAATTCATGCCCAGGTACTCATCACTTCTTGGGTCGTAATTACTATCTTGCTAGGTTCAGTTGTCATAGCTGTTCGGAATCCACAAACCATCCCGACCGACGGGcagaatttttttgaatatgtCCTTGAGTTTATTCGAGACTTGAGCAAAACTCAGATTGGAGAAGAATATGGTCCCTGGGTTCCCTTTATTGGAACtatgttcctttttatttttgtttcaaatTGGTCGGGTGCTCTTTTACCTTGGAAAATTATAGAGTTACCCCATGGGGAATTAGCAGCGCCCACGAATGATATAAATACTACTGTTGCTTTAGCTTTACTCACGTCAGCGGCATATTTTTATGCTGGTCTTAGCAAAAAAGGATTGAGCTATTTCGAGAAATATATTAAACCAACCCCAATCCTTTTACCAATTAACATCCTAGAAGATTTCACAAAACCATTATCGCTTAGCTTTCGACTTTTCGGGAATATATTGGCGGATGAAttagtcgttgttgttcttgtttctttAGTCCCCTTAGTAATCCCTATACCGGTCATGTTTCTTGGATTATTTACAAGCGGTATTCAAGCTCTTATTTTTGCAACATTAGCCGCAGCCTATATAGGTGAATCCATGGAGGGTCATCATTGA
- the LOC123422794 gene encoding ATP synthase subunit alpha, chloroplastic: protein MATLRVDEIHKILRERIEQYNRKVGIENIGRVVQVGDGIARIIGLGEIMSGELVQFAEGTRGIALNLESKNVGIVLMGDGLMIQEGSFVKATGRIAQIPVSEAYLGRVVNALAKPIDGKGEIIASESRLIESPAPSIISRRSVYEPLQTGLIAIDSMIPIGRGQRELIIGDRQTGKTAVATDTILNQKGQGVICVYVAIGQRASSVAQVVTTFHEEGAMEYTIVVAEMADSPATLQYLAPYTGAALAEYFMYRERHTLIIYDDLSKQAQAYRQMSLLLRRPPGREAYPGDVFYLHSRLLERAAKLNSLLGEGSMTALPIVETQSGDVSAYIPTNVISITDGQIFLSADLFNAGIRPAINVGISVSRVGSAAQIKAMKQVAGKSKLELAQFAELQAFAQFASALDKTSQNQLARGRRLRELLKQSQANPLPVEEQIATIYTGTRGYLDSLEIEQVNKFLDELRKHLKDTKPQFQEIISSSKTFTEQAEILLKEAIQEQLERFSLQ from the coding sequence ATGGCAACCCTTCGAGTCGACGAAATTCATAAAATTCTCCGCGAACGTATTGAACAATATAATAGGAAAGTAGGGATTGAGAATATAGGTCGCGTAGTTCAAGTGGGGGATGGGATTGCTCGTATTATAGGTCTTGGTGAAATAATGTCGGGTGAATTAGTCCAATTTGCAGAAGGTACTAGGGGTATTGCTCTGAATTTGGAATCCAAAAATGTTGGGATTGTATTAATGGGCGATGGGTTGATGATACAAGAGGGCAGTTTTGTAAAAGCAACAGGAAGAATTGCTCAGATACCCGTGAGTGAGGCTTACTTGGGTCGTGTTGTAAATGCTCTGGCTAAACCTATTGATGGGAAAGGCGAAATTATAGCTTCCGAATCTCGCTTAATTGAATCTCCTGCTCCAAGTATAATTTCCAGGCGTTCCGTATACGAACCTCTTCAAACAGGGCTTATTGCTATCGATTCGATGATTCCTATAGGGCGCGGTCAGCGAGAGTTAATTATTGGGGACAGACAGACTGGCAAAACAGCAGTAGCTACAGATACAATTCTCAATCAAAAAGGGCaaggtgtaatatgtgtttatgtAGCTATCGGTCAAAGAGCATCCTCCGTAGCTCAAGTAGTAACTACTTTCCATGAGGAGGGGGCCATGGAATACACTATTGTAGTAGCTGAAATGGCGGATTCACCTGCTACATTACAATACCTCGCTCCTTATACGGGAGCAGCCCTGGCTGAGTATTTTATGTACCGCGAACGGCATACTTTAATAATTTATGATGATCTCTCCAAACAGGCACAAGCTTATCGCCAAATGTCCCTTCTATTAAGAAGACCTCCCGGCCGTGAGGCTTATCCAGGGGATGTTTTTTATTTGCATTCACGCCTTTTAGAAAGAGCCGCTAAATTAAATTCTCTTTTAGGCGAAGGAAGTATGACCGCTTTACCAATAGTTGAGACTCAATCTGGAGACGTTTCCGCCTATATTCCTACTAATGTAATCTCCATTACAGATGGACAAATATTCTTATCGGCGGATCTATTCAATGCCGGAATTCGACCCGCTATTAATGTGGGTATTTCTGTTTCCAGAGTAGGATCCGCGGCTCAAATTAAAGCCATGAAACAAGTAGCTGGCAAATCAAAATTGGAACTAGCTCAATTCGCAGAGTTACAAGCCTTTGCACAATTCGCCTCTGCTCTCGATAAAACAAGTCAGAATCAATTGGCAAGGGGTCGACGATTAAGGGAATTGCTTAAACAATCCCAGGCAAATCCTCTCCCAGTGGAAGAGCAGATAGCTACTATTTATACCGGAACAAGAGGATATCTTGATTCGTTAGAAATCGAACAGGTAAATAAATTTCTGGATGAGTTACGTAAACACCTAAAAGATACTAAACCTCAATTCCAAGAAATTATATCTTCTAGCAAGACATTCACCGAGCAAGCGGAAATCCTTTTGAAGGAAGCTATTCAGGAACAGCTGGAACGGTTTTCCCTTCAGTAA
- the LOC123422793 gene encoding photosystem I P700 chlorophyll a apoprotein A2: MELRFPRFSQGLAQDPTTRRIWFGIATAHDFESHDDITEERLYQNIFASHFGQLAIIFLWTSGNLFHVAWQGNFESWIQDPLHVRPIAHAIWDPHFGQPAVEAFTRGGAAGPVNIAYSGVYQWWYTIGLRTNEDLYTGALFLLFLSTLSLIASWLHLQPKWKPSLSWFKNAESRLNHHLSGLFGVSSLAWTGHLVHVAIPASRGEYVRWNNFLDVLPYPQGLGPLLTGQWNLYAQNPDSSNHLFGTAQGAGTAILTLLGGFHPQTQSLWLTDMAHHHLAIAFIFLIAGHMYRTNFGIGHSIKDLLEAHTPPGGRLGRGHKGLYDTINNSIHFQLGLALASLGVITSLVAQHMYSLPPYAFIAQDFTTQAALYTHHQYIAGFIMTGAFAHGAIFFIRDYNPEQNEDNVLARMLDHKEAIISHLSWASLFLGFHTLGLYVHNDVMLAFGTPEKQILIEPIFAQWIQSAHGKTTYGFDILLSSTNGPAFNAGRSLWLPGWLNAVNENSNSLFLTIGPGDFLVHHAIALGLHTTTLILVKGALDARGSKLMPDKKDFGYSFPCDGPGRGGTCDISAWDAFYLAVFWMLNTIGWVTFYWHWKHITLWQGNVSQFNESSTYLMGWLRDYLWLNSSQLINGYNPFGMNSLSVWAWMFLFGHLVWATGFMFLISWRGYWQELIETLAWAHERTPLANLIRWRDKPVALSIVQARLVGLAHFSVGYIFTYAAFLIASTSGKFG; the protein is encoded by the coding sequence ATGGAATTAAGATTTCCCAGGTTTAGCCAAGGCTTAGCTCAGGACCCCACTACTCGTCGTATTTGGTTTGGTATTGCTACCGCACATGATTtcgaaagtcatgatgatattacTGAAGAACGTCTTTATCAGAACATTTTTGCTTCTCACTTTGGGCAATTAGCAATAATCTTTCTATGGACGTCCGGAAATCTGTTTCATGTAGCTTGGCAAGGAAATTTTGAATCATGGATACAGGATCCTTTACACGTAAGACCTATTGCTCATGCGATTTGGGATCCTCATTTTGGTCAACCCGCTGTGGAAGCCTTTACTCGAGGAGGTGCTGCTGGTCCAGTGAATATTGCTTATTCTGGGGTTTATCAGTGGTGGTATACAATAGGATTACGCACCAATGAAGATCTTTATACTGGAgctctttttctattatttctttctacGCTGTCCTTAATAGCGAGTTGGTTACATCTACAACCCAAATGGAAACCAAGCCTTTCGTGGTTCAAAAACGCGGAATCTCGTCTCAATCATCATTTGTCAGGACTTTTCGGGGTAAGTTCTTTGGCTTGGACAGGACATTTAGTTCATGTTGCTATTCCCGCATCCAGGGGGGAGTACGTTCGATGGAATAATTTCTTAGATGTATTACCCTATCCCCAGGGGTTGGGACCCCTTTTGACGGGTCAGTGGAATCTTTATGCCCAAAACCCTGATTCGAGTAATCATTTATTTGGTACCGCTCAAGGAGCGGGAACTGCCATTCTAACTCTTCTTGGGGGATTCCATCCACAAACACAAAGTTTGTGGCTGACTGATATGGCTCACCATCATTTAGCTATTGCATTTATTTTTCTCATTGCCGGTCACATGTATCGAACTAACTTCGGAATTGGGCACAGTATTAAAGATCTTTTAGAAGCGCATACTCCTCCGGGGGGTCGATTAGGGCGTGGGCATAAGGGCCTTTATGACACAATCAACAATTCGATTCATTTTCAGTTAGGTCTTGCTCTAGCTTCTTTAGGGGTTATTACTTCCTTAGTAGCTCAACATATGTACTCTTTACCTCCTTATGCATTCATAGCACAAGACTTTACTACTCAAGCTGCTTTATATACTCATCACCAATATATTGCGGGGTTCATCATGACAGGGGCTTTTGCTCATGGAGCTATTTTTTTCATTAGGGATTACAATCCGGAACAGAATGAGGATAATGTATTGGCAAGAATGTTAGACCATAAAGAAGCTATCATATCTCATTTAAGTTGGGCTAGCCTCTTTCTAGGATTCCATACCTTGGGCCTTTATGTTCATAACGACGTCATGCTTGCTTTTGGTACTCCAGAAAAGCAAATCTTGATCGAACCTATATTTGCCCAATGGATACAATCTGCTCATGGCAAGACGACATATGGGTTCGATATactcttatcttcaacgaatggccCCGCTTTCAATGCGGGTCGAAGCCTATGGTTGCCCGGATGGTTGAATGCTGTTAATGAGAATAGTAATTCGCTTTTCTTAACAATAGGACCTGGGGATTTCTTGGTTCATCATGCTATTGCTCTAGGTTTGCATACAACTACATTGATTTTAGTAAAGGGCGCTTTAGACGCACGCGGTTCCAAATTAATGCCGGATAAAAAGGATTTTGGGTATAGTTTTCCTTGTGACGGCCCAGGGCGCGGCGGTACTTGTGATATTTCTGCTTGGGACGCATTTTATTTGGCAGTTTTCTGGATGTTAAATACCATTGGGTGGGTTACTTTTTATTGGCATTGGAAACATATCACATTATGGCAGGGCAACGTTTcacaatttaatgaatcctccacTTATTTGATGGGATGGTTAAGAGATTACCTATGGTTAAACTCTTCACAACTTATCAATGGATATAATCCTTTTGGGATGAATAGTTTATCGGTATGGGCTTGGATGTTCTTATTTGGACATCTTGTTTGGGCTACTGGATTTATGTTCTTAATTTCTTGGCGGGGGTATTGGCAGGAATTAATTGAGACTTTAGCATGGGCTCATGAACGCACACCTTTAGCTAATTTAATTCGCTGGAGAGATAAGCCTGTGGCTCTTTCCATTGTGCAAGCAAGATTGGTTGGATTAGCTCACTTTTCCGTGGGTTATATATTCACTTATGCAGCTTTCTTGATTGCCTCAACATCAGGCAAGTTTGGTTAA
- the LOC123422791 gene encoding photosystem I P700 chlorophyll a apoprotein A1: protein MIIRSPEPEVKIVVDRDPVKTSFEEWARPGHFSRTLAKGPDTTTWIWNLHADAHDFDSHTGDLEEISRKVFSAHFGQLSIIFLWLSGMYFHGARFSNYEAWLSDPTHIGPSAQVVWPIVGQEILNGDVGGGFRGIQITSGFFQLWRASGITSELQLYCTAIGALVFAALMLFAGWFHYHKAAPKLAWFQDVESMLNHHLAGLLGLGSLSWAGHQIHVSLPINQFLDAGVDPKEIPLPHEFILNRDLLAQLYPSFAEGATPFFTLNWSKYAEFLTFRGGLDPVTGGLWLTDIAHHHLAIAILFLIAGHMYRTNWGIGHGLKDILEAHKGPFTGQGHKGLYEILTTSWHAQLSLNLAMLGSTTIVVAHHMYSMPPYPYLATDYGTQLSLFTHHMWIGGFLIVGAAAHAAIFMVRDYDPTTRYNDLLDRVLRHRDAIISHLNWVCIFLGFHSFGLYIHNDTMSALGRPQDMFSDTAIQLQPIFAQWVQNIHATAPGVTAPGATTSTSLTWGGGELVAVGGKVALLPIPLGTADFLVHHIHAFTIHVTVLILLKGVLFARSSRLIPDKANLGFRFPCDGPGRGGTCQVSAWDHVFLGLFWMYNAISVVIFHFSWKMQSDVWGTISDQGVVTHITGGNFAQSSITINGWLRDFLWAQASQVIQSYGSSLSAYGLFFLGAHFVWAFSLMFLFSGRGYWQELIESIVWAHNKLKVAPATQPRALSIIQGRAVGVTHYLLGGIATTWAFFLARIIAVG, encoded by the coding sequence ATGATTATTCGTTCGCCGGAACCAGAAGTAAAAATTGTTGTGGATAGGGATCCTGTAAAAACATCTTTTGAGGAATGGGCGAGACCCGGCCATTTCTCAAGAACACTAGCTAAGGGCCCTGATACTACCACTTGGATCTGGAACCTACATGCTGATGCTCACGATTTCGATAGTCATACTGGTGATTTGGAGGAGATTTCTAGAAAAGTTTTTAGTGCTCATTTCGGGCAACTTTCCATTATCTTTCTTTGGTTGAGTGGCATGTACTTTCATGGTGCCCGTTTTTCCAATTATGAAGCATGGCTAAGTGATCCTACTCACATTGGACCCAGTGCTCAGGTAGTTTGGCCTATAGTAGGGCAAGAAATATTGAATGGTGATGTAGGTGGGGGTTTCCGAGGAATCCAAATAACCTCTGGTTTTTTTCAGCTTTGGCGAGCATCTGGAATAACTAGTGAATTACAACTCTATTGTACTGCAATTGGTGCATTGGTTTTTGCAGCGTTAATGCTTTTTGCTGGTTGGTTCCATTATCACAAAGCCGCTCCCAAATTGGCCTGGTTCCAAGATGTAGAATCCATGTTGAATCACCACTTAGCGGGATTATTAGGACTTGGGTCTCTTTCTTGGGCGGGACACCAAATTCATGTATCTTTACCAATTAACCAATTTCTTGACGCTGGGGTGGATCCTAAAGAGATACCACTTCCTCATGAATTTATCTTGAATCGGGACCTTTTGGCTCAACTTTATCCTAGTTTTGCCGAAGGAGCAACCCCTTTTTTCACTTTAAATTGGTCCAAATACGCAGAATTTCTGACTTTTCGTGGAGGACTAGATCCAGTAACCGGTGGTCTCTGGCTGACCGATATTGCACACCATCATTTAGCTATTGCTATTCTTTTCCTAATCGCAGGTCATATGTATAGGACCAACTGGGGTATTGGCCATGGACTTAAAGATATTTTGGAGGCTCACAAGGGCCCATTTACAGGACAAGGCCATAAGGGTCTTTATGAAATCTTAACAACGTCATGGCATGCTCAATTATCTCTTAACCTAGCTATGCTAGGCTCTACAACCATTGTTGTAGCTCATCATATGTATTCTATGCCTCCCTATCCATACCTAGCTACTGACTATGGTACACAACTTTCCTTGTTCACACACCACATGTGGATTGGCGGATTTCTAATAGTCGGTGCTGCTGCACATGCAGCAATTTTTATGGTAAGAGACTATGATCCAACTACTCGATACAACGATCTATTAGATCGCGTCCTTAGACACCGCGATGCAATCATATCCCACCTTAACTGGGTATGTATATTTCTAGGTTTTCACAGTTTTGGCTTGTACATTCATAATGATACCATGAGTGCTTTAGGCCGTCCACAAGATATGTTTTCGGATACCGCCATACAATTACAACCTATCTTTGCTCAATGGGTACAAAATATCCATGCTACTGCGCCTGGCGTAACAGCTCCTGGTgcaacaacaagtactagcttaaCGTGGGGAGGCGGCGAGTTAGTAGCAGTAGGTGGCAAAGTGGCTTTGTTACCGATTCCATTAGGAACCGCAGATTTTTTAGTCCATCACATTCATGCATTTACCATACATGTGACTGTATTAATACTTTTGAAAGGTGTTTTATTTGCTCGGAGTTCCCGTTTGATACCCGATAAAGCAAATCTAGGTTTTCGCTTTCCTTGCGATGGGCCTGGCCGAGGGggaacatgtcaagtatctgcttGGGATCATGTTTTCTTAGGTTTATTCTGGATGTACAATGCAATTTCGGTAGTCATTTTCCATTTCAGTTGGAAAATGCAGTCGGatgtttggggtaccataagtgaTCAAGGGGTGGTAACTCATATTACAGGGGGAAACTTTGCACAGAGTTCCATTACGATTAATGGGTGGCTTCGAGATTTCTTGTGGGCACAGGCATCGCAAGTCATTCAGTCTTATGGTTCTTCATTATCTGCATATGGTCTTTTTTTCTTAGGTGCTCATTTTGTCTGGGCCTTCAGTTTAATGTTTTTATTCAGCGGCCGTGGTTATTGGCAAGAACTCATTGAATCTATCGTTTGGGCTCATAACAaattaaaagttgctcctgctacTCAGCCTAGAGCCTTGAGCATTATACAAGGACGTGCTGTAGGAGTAACCCATTACCTTCTGGGTGGAATTGCCACGACATGGGCATTCTTCTTAGCGAGAATTATTGCAGTAGGATAG
- the LOC123422797 gene encoding photosystem I assembly protein Ycf3, with protein sequence MPRSRVNGNFIDKTFSIIANILLRIIPTTSGEKKAFTYYRDGMLAQSEGNYAEALQNYYEATRLEIDPYDRSYILYNIGLIHTSNGEHTKALEYYFRALERNPFLPQAFNNMAVICHYRGEQAILEGDSEIAEAWFDQAAEYWKQAIALTPGNYIEAQNWLKITKRFEFE encoded by the exons ATGCCTAGATCCCGTGTAAATGGAAATTTCATTGATAAGACCTTCTCAATTATAGCCAATATTTTATTGCGAATAATTCCGACAACCTCAGGAGAAAAAAAGGCATTTACTTATTATAGAGATG GGATGTTGGCTCAATCCGAAGGAAATTATGCGGAAGCTTTGCAAAATTATTATGAAGCTACGCGACTAGAAATCGATCCCTATGATCGAAGTTATATACTCTATAACATAGGCCTTATACACACAAGCAATGGAGAGCATACAAAGGCTTTGGAATATTATTTCCGGGCACTAGAACGAAACCCCTTCTTACCGCAAGCTTTTAATAATATGGCCGTGATCTGTCATT ACCGAGGAGAACAGGCCATTCTAGAGGGTGATTCGGAAATTGCGGAAGCTTGGTTTGATCAAGCTGCTGAATATTGGAAACAAGCTATAGCGCTTACTCCGGGAAATTATATTGAAGCACAAAACTGGTTGAAGATTACGAAGCGCTTTGAATTTGAATAA